GTCCATCTCCCAGGCGACGCTTGAACATTTCCTGCGGATCTATCCGCACTATCCGCGCGAGCGCACGGCCGTGATGCATCTGGCCAGCCGCTTTGGCGAGCAGAGCCCCCGGCGCGCTCCCAAGCGCCTGCGCGGGGTGACGCCCGGGGAGTACTGGCTGTGCGTGGGCACCATAGAGCCCAGGAAGAACCAGAAAGCCCTGTTCGAGGCCCTGGCCGCTCTGCCCGGAAAGCGGCAGTTGGTGCTGGCCGGGGGGCGCGGCTGGTTGATGGACGACATGGCCAGGATGGTGAGCGAGCTGGGCGTGGCCTCCCGGGTGAAATTGACGGGCTACGTGGACGACGAGGAGCTGGCCTGGCTCTATGCCAACTGCCTGGGCTTCGTGTATCCGTCGCTCTTTGAGGGGTTCGGGCTGCCGGTGCTTGAGGCCATGAGCCTGGGCGCACCGGTGATAACGTCCAATGTGTCCAGCCTGCCCGAGGTGGCCGGGGACGCGGCGATTCTGGTCGATCCGCTGGATACTGGAGCCATCGCGGCCGCCATGGCCAGGCTGGAAGGGGACGGTTCGCTTCGAGCTTCGCTTCGTGAGGCTGGCCTGGCACGGGCGGCGAGTTTCAGCTGGGAGAGCGCGGCCCAGGTCGCGGCTGAGGCCTATGACCGGGTGCTTGCTTTGCCCAAATACGCCTCGCAGTCCTAACAGCCTTGACAGC
The DNA window shown above is from Desulfovibrio sp. and carries:
- a CDS encoding glycosyltransferase family 4 protein codes for the protein MLIGFDVSQTGAGKAGCGYLAHGLVNALATRGTRFVFYPHFGDLYWEPNPKACSCPGSGCTLGPTFRWFEKSKTFWRKPPADFEARLGNPDIVHSNNFFCPTGLHKARLVYTLYDLSFMENPQWTTEQNRVGCLEGVFGASLRADFMLSISQATLEHFLRIYPHYPRERTAVMHLASRFGEQSPRRAPKRLRGVTPGEYWLCVGTIEPRKNQKALFEALAALPGKRQLVLAGGRGWLMDDMARMVSELGVASRVKLTGYVDDEELAWLYANCLGFVYPSLFEGFGLPVLEAMSLGAPVITSNVSSLPEVAGDAAILVDPLDTGAIAAAMARLEGDGSLRASLREAGLARAASFSWESAAQVAAEAYDRVLALPKYASQS